The Chryseolinea soli nucleotide sequence TGTTCTTTGTTACTCAGGCCGACGATATTGATCCCGTATGCCCCCAACTCTAAACCCTACCGGGCGTTAAAAATTAGTCGGCAAATTTATGATAATTATATTAGAAAGTAAAAAAACGGTGAAAAATGGGGCCTAGATGTACTCCAGAATGGCAGCATCACGGAACTCTTTATGGGACTTTTTCCCATAATTTTCGATAAAATAGTCGATTACGCCCTTTTTGAAGCCCAATTTGATGGCGATGTTCTTGCAGAAAATAATCTCGCTCTCGAACACATTCTGGTCCACGAAAACGAGTTCGATGCTCGACATGAGGTAGTCGAACTTCTGATCCATGGAAAGCGCCCCCAGCGAGTCGATGGGCTCCGGGTTCCGGATGAGGTCGTGAACCTCCTCTTCGGGGAACTTGCGCTCCCGGGCTATTTTAAAGATCATTTCCCGCTCAATCTTGGCGAAGTGTTTATCGGCCTCGGCCAGTTGAATAAGTATGTTCAATTGCTTTTTTGTGACAATATCCATTTCAACTAATACTTGAAGACCAAATATAATTAATAAAAAAAAATAAGGCGTTCTGTCCGGTCAAACGGGGAAAGACCGCTCCAAATAAGCTTATTTTTCTGTGGACGGTTCGTTCCGGCTTTTAAAAATGTCCGCAGCGCGATAAACGGCTTCGCGCATGGAACTCTCGTTGGCCTGGTTCTTCCCGGCCAGGTTGTAGGCCGTTCCGTGGTCGGGCGAGGTGCGCACGATGGGCAGTCCGGCGGTGAAATTGACACCCTCTTCGAAGGCCAACGTCTTGAAGGGCAGCAGGCCCTGGTCGTGGTACATGGCCAGCACGGCGTCGTATTTCATGTGGCTGCCGGTGGCAAAGAAGCCGTCGGAAGCAAAGGGGCCATAGACCAGTTTGCCCTTATTCTTCTGGTCGCTCACCACCGGTTTGATGAGTTGTTCGTCTTCCTGGCCGATCAGGCCGCCGTCGCCGGCATGTGGGTTGAGGCCCAACACGGCGATGCGGGGTTTGTTGATGCCGAAATCGTTGCGCAGGGAGTGGTCCATCACCTTCAGCTTGGCTTCGATCCTCTCCTTGGTCACGGCCGTGGCGATCTCCCGCACGGGGATGTGCTCGGTGACGAGTCCTACGCGCAGCGTGTCGCTCACCATGAACATGAGGCTCTCGCCGCCGAAGAACTGTGTCAGGTATTCGGTATGTCCCTTGAAAGGAAAATCGTCGCTGTGGATGGAGTGCTTGTCGATGGGCGCCGTCACCAGCGCGTCGATGAGCCCTTCCTTCAGTTCTTCACAAGCCTGTTTCAACGCGATAAAGGCAGCTTTGCCGCTTTCTTTGGAAGCTTTGCCCGGATTGATCTCCAGGTTGTCTTCCCAGCAGTTCACGACATTGATGCTCTTGGGAGCATACTGTCCTTTGTTGCGCACCTGCGTATAGTTGAACTCCTCGATGTTGAGTTGTTTTTTATAGAACGAGATGACCTTGGCCGAGCCGTAGATGACGGGCGTGATCATGGCGAGCAGCCGGTTGTCGGCGAGTGCTTTGATGACGACTTCAGGGCCTACGCCGTTCAGGTCTCCAAGGGTGATACCGATTCGTGGTTTCTGTGGTTGCATCGTTTAGGTTGCGTTCAATTCTTTTGCGATTTAGTGAAAATATCTATTTGTTCCTTGTAGTATTGCGCCGGATGTATCGACGAGAACCCATGAACAAGGTACGACCTAAAAAGTCGTTGGGGCAACATTTCTTGCACGACCAGCAAATTGCCCGGCGCATTGTGGATGCGTTGGACGTGAAAGGACCCGATGCTGCC carries:
- the pdxA gene encoding 4-hydroxythreonine-4-phosphate dehydrogenase PdxA; the encoded protein is MQPQKPRIGITLGDLNGVGPEVVIKALADNRLLAMITPVIYGSAKVISFYKKQLNIEEFNYTQVRNKGQYAPKSINVVNCWEDNLEINPGKASKESGKAAFIALKQACEELKEGLIDALVTAPIDKHSIHSDDFPFKGHTEYLTQFFGGESLMFMVSDTLRVGLVTEHIPVREIATAVTKERIEAKLKVMDHSLRNDFGINKPRIAVLGLNPHAGDGGLIGQEDEQLIKPVVSDQKNKGKLVYGPFASDGFFATGSHMKYDAVLAMYHDQGLLPFKTLAFEEGVNFTAGLPIVRTSPDHGTAYNLAGKNQANESSMREAVYRAADIFKSRNEPSTEK